One genomic segment of Hordeum vulgare subsp. vulgare chromosome 2H, MorexV3_pseudomolecules_assembly, whole genome shotgun sequence includes these proteins:
- the LOC123425042 gene encoding probable carboxylesterase 18, with protein MEATTKNQETGAGDNSARPAPPALPWSVRLQLFALVTTNDIAQRRDGTVNRFLFSFGDRQSPARPRPDAHGVRSADVTVDASRSLWARVYSPAAAAAGQTPLPVLVYFHGGGFTLLSAASTPIDGMCRRFCRELGAVVVSVNYRLAPEHRYPAAYDDCVDVLRYLGDPGLPADVSVPVDLSRCFLGGDSAGGNIVHHVAQRWTGAPPRNSPVRLAGIILLQPYFGGEERTEAEQRLEGVAPVVNMRRSDWAWRAFLPEGADRNHPAAHVTGEAGPEPELAESFPPAMVAVGGLDPLQDWQRRYGAMLRRKGKAVNVLEFPDAIHAFYCFPELPDSGRLVEEMRAFIGTNAPTHHPDA; from the coding sequence atggaggccacgACGAAGAACCAAGAGACGGGCGCCGGCGACAATAGCGCGCGGCCCGCGCCGCCggcgctgccgtggtcggtgaggcTCCAGCTGTTCGCGCTCGTCACCACCAACGACATCGCGCAGCGCCGCGACGGGACCGTAAACCGCTTCCTCTTCTCCTTCGGCGACCGGCAGTCGCCCGCGAGGCCTCGCCCGGACGCGCACGGCGTACGCTCCGCCGACGTCACCGTCGACGCCTCCCGAAGCCTCTGGGCGCGCGTCTACTcccctgcggcggcggcggccgggcaGACCCCGCTCCCCGTCCTCGTCTACTTCCACGGCGGCGGCTTCACGCTGCTCTCCGCTGCCTCCACGCCCATCGACGGCATGTGCCGCCGCTTCTGCCGCGAGCTGGGCGCCGTGGTCGTCTCCGTCAACTACCGCCTCGCGCCCGAGCACCGCTACCCGGCCGCCTACGACGACTGCGTGGACGTGCTCCGCTACCTCGGCGACCCCGGCCTCCCGGCGGACGTCTCCGTCCCGGTCGACCTCTCCCGCTGCTTCCTCGGCGGGGATAGCGCGGGGGGCAACATCGTCCACCACGTCGCCCAGCGGTGGACTGGCGCGCCTCCCCGTAACAGCCCCGTCCGCCTCGCCGGCATCATTCTCCTGCAGCCGTACTTCGGCGGCGAGGAGCGCACGGAGGCGGAGCAGAGGCTGGAGGGCGTGGCGCCGGTGGTGAACATGCGGCGCTCCGACTGGGCGTGGAGGGCGTTCCTGCCGGAGGGCGCGGACCGGAACCACCCGGCGGCGCACGTGACGGGCGAGGCGGGACCGGAGCCCGAGCTGGCGGAGTCGTTCCCGCCGGCGATGGTGGCGGTCGGCGGGCTGGACCCGCTGCAGGACTGGCAGCGGCGGTACGGCGCCATGCTGCGGCGGAAGGGGAAGGCGGTCAATGTGCTGGAGTTCCCGGACGCCATCCACGCCTTCTACTGCTTCCCGGAGCTCCCCGACTCCGGCAGGCTCGTGGAGGAGATGAGGGCGTTCATCGGGACCAACGCGCCCACTCATCACCCCGATGCTTGA